A region of the Geomonas subterranea genome:
AGTGCTGGCCGCCGTCGCCCTCGATGCCTACAAGCGGCTCATCGCTCCCTCCATCGAGGTGGAGCTGAGGCTGGAGGCGAAAACGAAGGCCGACGAGGCCGCCATCGCGGTGTTCGCGCAGAACCTGCGAAACCTGCTGCTCCTCCCCCCCGCGGGCGGCAGGCGCGTGCTGGGGGTCGACCCGGGGCTGAGGACCGGATGCAAGCTCGCCGCCATCAGCGAGACCGGACGTTTCCTGGAGCAGTCGACCATCTACCCGCACACCGGCGGGCCGAAAGCGGAAAGCGCCGGAGCCGAGCTGGTGCGTCTCGTGGAGCGTCACGACCTGCGCCTGATCGCCATAGGCAACGGCACCGGCGGTCGCGAAACCGAGGTGTTCGTGCGCGAAGCGCTCCGTTCGGCCGGCGTCAAGGCCGAAACGGTGATGGTGAACGAGGCGGGTGCCTCGATCTACTCGGCCTCGGAGATCGCCCGCGAGGAGTTCCCGGAGTTGGACCTCACCATCCGCGGTGCCATCTCCATCGGTCGCAGGCTTCAGGACCCGCTGGCGGAGCTGGTGAAGATCGACCCGAAGAGCATCGGCGTCGGTCAGTACCAGCATGACGTGAACCAGTCCCTTTTGAAGAAGGCGCTGGACGCGGTGGTGGAATCCTGCGTCAACTACGTCGGCGTCGACCTGAACAGCGCCTCCTGGGCGCTTCTCTCCTACGTGGCGGGTCTCTCCGAGAGCCAGGGGCGCGCCATCGTGAAATTCCGCGACGAGAACGGCGCCTTCCCGACCAGGCAGGCGCTCCTGAAGGTGCCCCGCTTCGGCCCGAAGGCGTTCGAGCAGGCGGCGGGCTTTCTGCGCATCCGCGGCGGAGAGAACCCCTTGGACAACACGGCGGTGCACCCCGAGAACTACGCGGTGGTCGAGCGGATGGCTGCCGATCTCGGCGTCACCGTGGCCCAGCTCGCCACCGATCCCGCCCTTTCCGCGGGGATCAAGCTGGAGCGCTACGTCACCGGCAGCATCGGTCTCCCGACGCTTAGGGACATCCTGGCCGAGTTGAAGAAGCCCGGGCGCGACCCGCGCGAGCAGTTCCAGACCGCCGCCTTCCGTGACGACGTGGTGACCATAGCCGACCTGAAGGAGGGAATGATCCTGCAGGGGGTGGTCACCAACGTGGCGGCCTTCGGCGCGTTCGTCGACATCGGCGTGCACCAGGACGGACTCGTGCACGTAAGCCAGTTGTCGCACCGCTACTGCAAGGATCCCAACGAGGCGGTGAAGGTCGGCGAGATCGTGAAGGTGAAGGTCCTCTCGGCTGACCCGCAGACCAAGCGCATCTCCCTCTCCATCAAGCAGGCCGCGCCGGAGCAGGCGCAGAAGAACGCGACGCCGAAAGGACAGCCGAAGGCGAAGGAACAAAAGCCGGCCAACGACCTGTCCGGGTGGGAGAGGGCCGGATTCAGGGTCAAGAAATAATCAAAACATTGGCCACGGAGAAAGTCTGAGAACTTCGGAGAAAAGCAAAGAAGAGTTTTTTGACGTTCTCAGATTTCCTCAGATGTTCTCCGTGGCCAATGGTTTGCTTTTTTGTACAAAAAAGGGGCTGCCGATGTGGAAACAGGCAGCCCCTTCTTATTTCACGTACTCTCTGATGCTGTTAGCAGGCGCTCCTCAAAAGCTTGCGGCCGGTCTTGAAGACGACCTCCACCTTACCCGCCTGACACGACGCCACGACCCCCGTCCCGAAGGTGGGATGGCTGATCAGCGTGTTGGTCTTGAACTTCCCTTCCATGCTGTACGGAATGGCGAGGTCCGGGTCCAGAGGCTGAATCATCTCCTCCCAGATCGCCTCGTCGGATATCGCGGGTGCCTTAGCCGCCCTGGTGCGCGGCGCCTTCACCGCTTTTTCAGCCTTTGCTCCCTTAACGGTGGCGGCCTTAGGTTCTTTCGCAGGACGATGGTTGTGCTCGCTGCCGCAGGTGTTGCATTTTACCCGCACCACCTGACCCGCCACCATCGCCACGATGGTGTGGTTCAACAGTGCCTTGCAACGCGTGCATTGCGAATCGACCATGTCTCCTGCAGTTAAAGCTCTTCTTTCCATTGGGCCTCCCTGACCTTTTTATGCTCAAACAAAAAGGGCTTAACCGTCGGCGGCTAAACCCTTTCCATGCGTTATCTGATCGCGGTGGCACCCCACCGCTCATCTGCTACGTATCGTTGGTTTAAGCGTTCCTGCTATCTTCGATGTGCTGTTGAAATATAAGGGATTTCGGCCTGCGATGCAAGGGAAAAAACCGGAAGCAAAGCCACGCCGGACGCGGCCGCACGTGGCAGCCGTTCAGTCGGAAGAGGCGCCGCGCCTGCAAAAAATGAGGCGTGAAACCATCACCTCGAGCAGAAGGGCGAGATAGGCGCCGACGACCACGTCGCTGAAAAAATGGTAGTTGGTGGCGACCAGGGCGACGCCGAGCAGAACGGAGGTAACGATGCCGATGGAGCGGGTTTCGGGGTAGAAGCGCCAGAGCGCCGCAAGAAGCGCGACGATGACCAGCATGTGTCCCGAAGGGAAACCTTCGCAGTGTTCCTTCATCTGGAACCAATGGAAGCCGTAGTCGCCCGGTGCACGCAGCCAATAGCGGGTATTGGAGCGACCAAAGGCAATTTTCAACAGCGCCTTGACGAGGTAGGACGCCGGCGCCAGCAGGAGAACCTCTTTGGCCAGCAGCGTGGCACGGTCCAGGATGCCCCTGCCGGAACGGAACAGGTACAGCACACAGGAACCGGCCGTGGAGACGATGACCACGGAAAGCAAAAGGTCGGGGAGCTCGGACGTTACCGCGCCCCAATGCCGGTTGGCGTAGAGGTAATCCCTGACGAAAGCGGCAACCGGTATGTCGATGTAGAAAACGCAGAGGACGGTGAAGGGGACCAAAAGCGCACCCATCACCGCCAGCCCGCGGGAAGTCCTGTCAGTCACATCGGTCATGCAGATCCTGGCACATCGGCTTGATGTAGAACAGGGCTACACCTAACACAGATGCGGTCCAATATGAAGCCGAATTTGCAGCATGCGCCCTAGTGACAGTTGCGGGCGAGGCACTCAAGGCAGTTCCTGAAGGTGCATACGCCGCAGGCATGTTCCATCAGCACCGGGATGTTGTTGGCCTTCGCCACCTGCATCGCCTCGATCTTCACGCGGTGCGACACCTTGTTGGTGAAGATCACCATCGCGTCGGCTTTTTTCAGCTTGGCGGCGATGTTGTTTTCGGAGGTGCTGAAAAACTGCAGCTTCACACCGGCGCGTTCGGCCTCCTCCAGGTAGTGTTTTCCCAAGCGGTCCATGCCGCCGATCAGAGCTATGCACATAATGCCCTCCTTCGAGGCGCCGACGCCCCGGCTTTGATATTCACTTTCACGACACTGCCAAAAAAAGGGGGGCTTGCTGCTGGTACGCATCGGCAACAGTGCCGATGCGGGTTCTCAAGCACTCCACCGGGTTGCATCCGGAAGCGAGGCGATGCGACATCCGGCTGCGGCACTCGCGGTGGCATTGGGCAAGCCGCAGGCTCTGCTCCGGCTTGCCGAATATCTTCCAAGGCCCCTGGCAGGTGAAGGCTAGCGGCGCCCACCCCATGAAACCGATCACGTCCTTGAGCGGGTAGCCGAGGAACACGCCGATCTCGTGCGGGAACCCCTCCCCCGTCACACGCGTTTCCAGTTCGTCCAGGACCGCGTCGAAGTCGTGGACACTGCCATAGCCGGCCTTGCCCAGGATGATGCGCACGCTTTTCTGGGCGAGCAAACCGCCCAGTGCCTCGTGCGAGTAGAGCAGGAGCAAAATGGAAGAGCCGCGGTCGTCGAGAACCCGCACCTTGAGCCCGCTCTCTTCGAGGAGCGCTGCACCATACTCTTTCCAGAGGAGGTAGAGGTTGCGACCGCAGGAACGGCGCTTGTTGGCAAGGCAGACGAGGTTTGCCGGCTTGGCGCCCTGCAGTACCTCGGCAAGTTCCAGCGCGAGGAAGGAGGCGAGACATTCCTTATCGGTCGGGTAAAGCCCCGCGAAATCCTGCCACGCGGCCCTCGACAGGGTCGACCCGGGCGCACCGGCACCGTTTGCCGCTGACAATTCCTCTTTGATTCCAACAGCACTGCTCATATCCCCTCCACAGCTCCTGACAATGGATCCCGCCTGATTCACATCACGTTACCCGCACTGACTGAATCTTTTCAAATGACCACTACAGCGATAATGAAAACTGTTATCAGTTTTATAAAGAAGATACTGCCTTATGTCAACAGCTAAATTTTGCGGAAGTTTTTTGGGAGCGGGATGGATGGATACAGCGAGGGTGAAGGCGGGATTCCCGTTATGAAAGTCGCGCCGACCTCTGCTACCGCCAGAGGCCGAGGCGTGGGCCTTTTATGTCAGTTGCCCCAAGACTCAGTGAGCTGCAGCGCCCTTTTCAGAGCGTCATCCGCAGCGGCGACGTTGTCAGGTTCGCCCAAGAGGGCCTCAACCCATTGGTTCATACCATGAATGCGACGCACCTCAGGCAGCGAGGAAGTCAGCAGCGACTCCAGTTCCGGGCTCTTGTCCTCGAAGTCGATGTCGAGATACCACAGGGCCAGGAGGTACGAGGCTATCCCCTGCTCCGACTTGAACCCCTTGCTCTCTGCGAGTTCGGTGGCGCCGGCAAGGAATTGTCAGCGCTGGTCGCGCTCGATCTTGTGGTAATCGGTCAAGTCCCGCATCAAAGCGGCATCCAGTCGCTCCAAGAACGCGGCCCGCGCCACGTCGTTCATTGGCTCAGTTCTGATTTCCATGACACCTCCCCAATCCTCTGATAGCCCCAGGCGATGCTCCTTCTGTCATCACGCGATGCGGCGTCGGTAAGGAAAAACTTTCTTGCCGTTCCCGGGGCATTTTCCTCTGCAACTATCCACTGTACCGGTCCGAAAAACTCTGCAGCCTCCTCGTCTGTGCATCCGGGGAGGTATTTTCTGAGGACCGATGGGTCATAAAACCTGAAGTCCGGGTTATCCTGCTTCTTTTGGCGGTTTCGGCTGCTCCGGCGATGCGCCAGGGCAAGAGGCCGGCGGCGCCCCGCTGGTCAGGATATTGCCGACTATGGTAACTCCCGCAGGACTCACCGTGATGAAGTTACCGCCCACCCTCAGCGACACCTGGGTTAAAGACTCCAACACCACGCTTTTGGCCGCCTGAATGTGTATATCCTCCCCTGACTGCAGGGCGTACTTTGTTGCCACCTTCACGTGGACGTCGGCACCCACCGACAGGGAAAGGTCGCCACCAACCTTCTGGTGCAGATCTCCCATGACCAGCAGGTGCTGATCGCGGGACACCTTCTCCAGCCGGTCCCGGTTCACAACCAAGTGGCGGTCCTGTCCCACCCACTCCAGTGAATCCACCTTTACCAGATTCACCTGCTCCCGTTCCGCGTGAAGGTACAGATGCTCTTCTCCTTTTTTGTCCTCAAAGCGCAGTTCGTTGTGCCCTCGTCTCTCCGGCGTCGAACACGACTTGATACAACTTCTGGTCTTTTGCTCGGGCAACTGGTACGGCGGCAGATTCATGCCGTTATAGAGTTGGCCGATGATGATGGGCCGGTCCGGATCGCCTTCCAGGAATTCCACCACGACCTCCTGCCCCACCCGCGGCACGAAGAAGGCGCCCCAGCCGCTTCCGGCCCAAGGGTGGCTCACCCTGATCCAGCACGAACAGCTGTCGTCCCGTTTCCCCGCACGGTCCCAGTGGAAGTGGACCTTCACCCGGCCATGCCGGTCGGTCCATATCTCCTCTCCGGGAGGCCCGACGATGACAGCGGTTTGCGCCCCCTGGACCACGGGCTTTGGCGTCAAACGTGACGGATGGTACGGTGTCAGATGAGGGATGCACTCAAAGCTGTTCCGGTAACTGGATATGCAGTCGGCAGCGTAGCCTTCCATCGCCTCATGCTTTACCGACACCAGGAGGAACTCCTTTCCGTCGAGACCGGGGCTGCAATGATCCCTGAGTTGGAAACGGTAGCCACTGGCAAAGGCACGGCAGTCGCTACTGCCAATCAGGACCGTTGCGAAGGTTTCTTCTTCCTCCATGCGGATCTTTGCCAGTCGATCACCAGTCGCCTTGTTACCATAGCATCCGGGGGCGTCGTAGATGTCGCATTTTGCCGCCTGTGCCCGGGCTGCACCGGGAGCCTCCGATTTCAAGCTGGTGTTGGGAATGGTGAAGTTGTAGTCGTCCAGGGAGTATTTCGCGGGATGCATGTATCGCGTGACTTCCAGAGAGGTAATGACGTCCTGGTTCCTGGTGCCCGTTGCGTTGGGGCGCGATGAAGCGTCCTGCTGAAACGGGCACGGGAGGTTTGCGTCCGGGGAATCAGCGATGATCATGGTGTGTTTGCCGTCTTCATGCCGGAAGAAATAGAAGAGCCCTTCTTCCTCAAGAAGCCGGGAGACGAAGTTGAAGGTGGTTTCGCGGTACTGGACGCAGAACTCTCTTTTGTCGTAGCTCCCCCGCAAATCGAAGCGGTACCAGGTAAAACCAAGGCTGTCGAATACCTGCTCCACGATCTCCGGGGTTGAGCGGTTCTGAAATATCCTTATGTCGGCGCACTTGCTGAGGGTCCAGAACCAGGAAACCAGGGTGCACCTGTAAAAGGAGAAGCCGCGATCTTCTCCGTCCTCGCCGCTCGATCTGCCTTGGGAGAAGCTTGAAATGATCCCGTTCAGGTACCTATTGTTGCCGTTGGCCAAGGTTATGGAGACCGTTGCGTTGCTGCCCGGCAGGGCTTCGAGCGGAATCGCGTGACGTTCAGACAGCAAAGACAGCTCGAAGTTGAAACTGCGGGAGATCCCCTCCTCTCCCGTTAGATCCGTCAAGAGAAGGGCATCTTCACCCAGTGAGGTGCGTATGGAAATGAGCCTGTCACGCTGTGTGATCGCCATGCGCTACACCTCACCTGTTATGCGATAACGACCCATTTTGCTTTTCACGTCTGGCCCGCACTTCTTCCGGGCTCAACCAGGGAAACTGCACCGCCGCATCGCACGGTTTTCTCGGTCAGCGGATTCCTGCAGTTCCTGCAGCCCGTGCGACTTCTTGCGCGCTAGCTCTGGCGCCAGTGCCCTCTTTATCGCATCTGCAAACATGGCTTCCCCACTTTTACGAAGCTGTCAAATTCGAGACTTCGTCGGGATCGATGGTCACGAACGGGTCCGCATCGAGCACGGAGCCTGGTGCTTTGAGCCAGGTGGAACGGCCAAGCCTTGCTGCATCGGTAGTTGCCCCGCCGAGCCTGCACCCGGGAATTTCCTCTTTCCTCAAAAAGAGCCGGACCTCGAACTCGTACTCGGGTCCCACCAGGAACCTGATCAGTGGAACCAGCTGTTTCAGTCTCAACTCTGACGACAGATCAATGAAGTCGTGGAAAGCCATAGGCCCCAGACAAAGCCGGAAGGTGGACTGAATGTCGCAAGTCTGGCTGCCACAGACGGCGTCGACACCAAGCAGGCAATTGTTCTGGCCCAGCATGGTCCGGTCCGACGGCTCCAGGTTGACGGTGCGCGGCACCAATGGCTCGACATCGGCATCCACGCCGAGCAGACTTTGCACGATCCGGGCGATCGTACCGGCTGAGGCCGTCTGCCGACTTGCCAGGCCGCAAAAGTGCAGCAATGCCTCCTCCGATGCTGAGATCTTATCCCGAAGCCCCTCGGTCCCGAGTCCGAGAAAGCTGAAGAGATGATTGGAGACGACATCGCTGTTGTCGCTTTTCTTCTGTGGCAAAAGCGAGTTGCGCTTCCAGCCACGGTAAAAGATGGAGATGAGGCGGTGATGAAAGAGGTCATAGAAGTCGCCCATGGCGTGATCGTTCGCCCTCTCCCGCTCCAAAAGCAGTTCATGGTACCAATGCGGCAATACTCCCGACGGACCGATGAGCCCCATCATGGCAACTTCTACTTTGGCAGATCCGTCCTCATCGACGGTAGTCCCGGTGATGTCGCCTGTCGCAAACCCAAAGCCTTTCCTCACTGTGAAGCGGATTTTTTCGGTGTCTGGCGATGAGGGTGCTGCTACGTCGTGGTGGCCCCGATACATCCGTTCCAGCAGACGGACGGTCGCAAAGAAACTCCGACCAGACTGATTCGGCGCATTTACTTTCACAGCAGCACCTTGTCGCCGGTTCTGGGAGGCCAGCGTTTGATGACCGCGTCGCTGCTTGCGCTCACGGCCACAAGCTGCACGAGTGAGTTGACCGCCACGTACTGCCCCAGGAACCTCTCCAAAATGGAGGCGAAGAGGTAAACGCCGCTGCCCACGTACCTCTCTTCATCGAATACAACGGTCACTTCCAACCCGCGGCAGAACCCTGCTCCCATTCTCCTGGTAACCGTTCGGGACCTCACCGACACGATGCCGTTTATCTGGTGCCGGGTGGTAGAGGACGAGGCAAAGTCATACAGCGACAGGAGTTGCCTCAGCGCTCCGGCACCTCCTTCAACAATGGAAATGTGGTTCAGGGAGAGATGGGAGATCAGGCGGCGTTGCTGCCCCCCTTCGAGGAACGGACGAAGAGAGGGGGTCGGTTTGAGAAGGCAGTTGATGAAGGCGAGCGGCGCGGTAGATTCCGTGTCGAAATCTCCGGCAGGATCGCCGAAAGGAAGCCTAACGGGGAGGTCGCGGTTGGAGCAGGTCACGCGCACCAGAAGCGTTTCTTCCAACGGAGCAATCGCAGCTTGGTCAAGTTCGCAAACGGAAAGAAAAGCGTCGGTGCCCCCGTCGTGCAGGCGCGATGTAGGCCGCCGCTGCATCTGCCATAAACCTGCACCATCCTCCCCACCGCTCCCCGAGAATACGGGGCGGTAGCGCTTTACCTCACCGGGGGAAGTTGCCCCGGTAGCTGTGACCTCATCGACACTGAGTACCTCGAGGGCCCCCTCACGTCTCAGGTCGGGTATGATCCTGTACTCGCTCTTGCCGTGGTTGTGCCTGATCGGCTCGGCTATCTTCTGGAAAACATTGACGACAGGGGTCGCATAGAGGCAGAAGGTCTCCGCCCCGACCACTACAGACTCCGGCGCAGCGGTGTCGAGGTAAAAAAGCAGCTCGACGGCATCACCGAAGGCCGCACCTTTCCAGAGCACCGACAGCCCGTTGAGATCGATGAAAAGGAACTTGTGCGGAAACGCGAAGTACTCGAGGAGCAGCCGATATCCCGGGAAAGACTGTTCCGGGTACGGCAGAAGCTCCTCATCTGCAGCAAAGCCGACAGGCCGCAGGGAATCGGGCGGCAGTTGCATGGAATCAGCGAACGATGCACCGGCCGGCACGTATTCAACTGAGCAGAGGTGATTCAGCAGCAGTTGGTACAGCGGGAAGACGTGCTGGGGCTGGCCGTTCAGATAAAAGCGCAGCGTATCGCCCGCAAAGCCGGAGGCGCTGTGCAGCAACAACCGAACCCGCACCACCTGCTGTGCGCCTTTTACCAGCTTTACCGGCGCCTCTAACGACGCATCGATGACCTCCACGGGAAGAAGGGCGACAGGGTAGACAGTCTTGAATTGGCACGGCACGTCGTCAACCGGTTTGGAGAAGAGAGGCGTCCCTTTGGCGATCTCGTACCCCCCCTGCGGCACGTTCCTGAAGAGGGGTGCGAACTTCACCACCGCGCAGGACGGGATCGGAGCCGTCAGTTGCGGATAGACAACCTGCAAAAGCGCCTGGGTGATCTCCGGCAGACCATCGTCGATCTTGCGCTGGATGCGGGCGCACAAAAAGGCGAATGCCTCGATCAGGCGCTCGGTGTGCGGGTCCTCGCACTTGCCCGGCTCAAGCAGGAGCCTCCCCGCCACCTTGGGATACTTCCTGGCGAAACCGCTTCCCGTGTCGCGCAGGTAGCTGAGCTCTCTTTCGAAGTAGTAGAGGATGTCATCGGGCATAATCGATCACGAGAGGATGGTATAGCTGCCGCTGTTGATGTCGAAATGGGTGTCGAAGGCCGTCGGGAGTGCTACCGGCTCGACTTGCAGTAACGCCTCGATCCGGAAGTTCAGGGCCCGCTCTCCCTGCTCCGGTCCCAAAGAGACCGTCACGTCCTTCAGTCGCGGCTCGAAGCACTCAAGGAGCCTGATGATTTCCAGGCGAATCGCCTGCTGAACATGGTGTGAACGCGGGTTCTCCAGGCTGAAGTCACGGCTGCCATAACTGAGAATGGATCGATGCAGATGGGAATCCAGGGGAACCGGCACGTACGGGGCCAGGCCCCCGCGCGGGTTTGCACTCCGGAAGGACCTGGTGTTGAAAAGGTTCTCCAGGTCGCGCAGCACCGAGTCGATCAGCGACCTGAGACTGTCGCGGGAGGAGCAGGCGGTTTCGGCCGGACATTCAGGCTCGCGGTCGGTGAGCCTGTCCAGTAAGGATCTTCTCGGTTCCGGCTGGTATCGCATGCGCCCTCCCGCCATCGGCAGCATTGTCATTACACTTTCTTGTTGGTCTCGAGGTTCCACCCGGCTGCCACTTGTCCCCCGCCGGAGCCGTCGGAGCGGTTTTGCTGGGTGTAGGCGAGTTCGATCTTGCCGTAGTTGAAGGCGATCTCCTCGACCGGGATGGGTTCGCCGCCGTGGGCGCTGCCGCCGGGGCGGTTGAGGCTGATGATGACGTTGGAGAGTTTGTACTCCATGTACTTGAGCTTATCCCCTCCGGCCCGGCAGATTTCCAGCGTGACGCTGGGGATGTGCCTGCCGGTGGCGCAGGCCTCGAACAGCTTGGGGCTCGCCTTGTCCAGCACCTTGACAATGCTGAAGTCGGAGAAGCTCGCCCGCTCCGCGGAGGCACCACCCGCGCTGCTGGCGGTGCCTGAGGCGGGCTGGGTGACGGAGAAGTTGTAGGATAGAACCTCGATCCAGTCCCGGTGCTTGTCGTCGCTGCTCTCTCCGGGGATTCCCTCTATCTTCAGGAAGGCATCAAAGGCCATGGTGCATCCTCCTTTTGCGCATTTTCACCACTTCAGCCCTTCCGGGGCGAAGGGAGGTTGGCGACGAGCCGCAACGAAATGGTCAGTTCATCCAACTGGTAGTGCGGCTTCAAGAAAGCGACGGCGCGGTAGCATCCCGGCCGGCCCGGCTGATCGAAGACCTCGATCCGCGCCTCCCTCAGCGGGAAGCGGGCTTTCATCTCCTGCCCGGCATCGTCATCCAGCAAAACATAACGGCTGATCCACCGGTTCAGGTAATCCTCAATGTTTTTCCTGGTCCCGAAGCTGCCGATCTTGTCCCTCATCATGGCCTTCAGGTAGTGAGCAAAACGCGACACCGAGAGAATGTACTGCAGCTGTGCCGAGAGTCTCGCGTTGGCGTTGGCGACATCGCTGTCGTATAACTTGGGCTTGTGTGCGCTCTGGATGCTGAAGAACGCAGCCATGTCGGTCCCTTTGCAGTGGACCAGGGGTACGAAGCCCAGGTCGGCGAGTTCCTTCTCGCGCCGGTCGGTGATGGCGATCTCCGTCGGGCACTTGGCTGCAAGTTCTCCTTCGCCGGTGTCGAAGGTGTGGAAGGGAAGACCTGTGACCGCCCCGCCCCCTTCGACGCCGCGGATGGCCGCGGTCCAGCCGTACCTGGAGAAGGCGTCGGTGATGCGGCCGGCAAGACAGTAAGCGGCGTTGCCCCAGAGGTACTTGCCATGATCGCCGCCGGCGACGTCCTCCTCGAACTGAAAGGATTCGACGGGGTCGGTGTCCGGTCCGTACGGCAGCCGCATCAGCACGTGCGGCAGGCAAAGCGCCACGTACTTGGCATCCTCCGACATCCGGAAGGAACGCCACCGGGCATAATCGGCTCCCTGGAAGATCTTTGCCAGATCCCGCGGCCCGTCGAGCCCCGCGTAGCTGTCCACCCCGAATACGGACGAGGAAGCCGAGGTGATCAGCGGAGCGTGTGCCGCTGCGGCAACCTCTGACATCCTCGTCAATAGCGCGAGATCCTGCGGCGTGTTGCCGAACTCGTAGTCACCAACGAGGCAGCCATAGGAGTCGCCGCCAAAGCTGCCAAACTCCTCCTCGTAAACCTTCTTGAAGAGCGAAGACTGGTCGAACTCGGCCGCCTTCTCCATATCCCTGGCGAGTTCCTGCTTGGACGCACTCAGCACGCGGATCTTCAGATCGCTGCCGGTCTCAGCCTGATGCACG
Encoded here:
- a CDS encoding phosphatase PAP2 family protein; protein product: MTDVTDRTSRGLAVMGALLVPFTVLCVFYIDIPVAAFVRDYLYANRHWGAVTSELPDLLLSVVIVSTAGSCVLYLFRSGRGILDRATLLAKEVLLLAPASYLVKALLKIAFGRSNTRYWLRAPGDYGFHWFQMKEHCEGFPSGHMLVIVALLAALWRFYPETRSIGIVTSVLLGVALVATNYHFFSDVVVGAYLALLLEVMVSRLIFCRRGASSD
- a CDS encoding type VI secretion system Vgr family protein is translated as MAITQRDRLISIRTSLGEDALLLTDLTGEEGISRSFNFELSLLSERHAIPLEALPGSNATVSITLANGNNRYLNGIISSFSQGRSSGEDGEDRGFSFYRCTLVSWFWTLSKCADIRIFQNRSTPEIVEQVFDSLGFTWYRFDLRGSYDKREFCVQYRETTFNFVSRLLEEEGLFYFFRHEDGKHTMIIADSPDANLPCPFQQDASSRPNATGTRNQDVITSLEVTRYMHPAKYSLDDYNFTIPNTSLKSEAPGAARAQAAKCDIYDAPGCYGNKATGDRLAKIRMEEEETFATVLIGSSDCRAFASGYRFQLRDHCSPGLDGKEFLLVSVKHEAMEGYAADCISSYRNSFECIPHLTPYHPSRLTPKPVVQGAQTAVIVGPPGEEIWTDRHGRVKVHFHWDRAGKRDDSCSCWIRVSHPWAGSGWGAFFVPRVGQEVVVEFLEGDPDRPIIIGQLYNGMNLPPYQLPEQKTRSCIKSCSTPERRGHNELRFEDKKGEEHLYLHAEREQVNLVKVDSLEWVGQDRHLVVNRDRLEKVSRDQHLLVMGDLHQKVGGDLSLSVGADVHVKVATKYALQSGEDIHIQAAKSVVLESLTQVSLRVGGNFITVSPAGVTIVGNILTSGAPPASCPGASPEQPKPPKEAG
- the tssF gene encoding type VI secretion system baseplate subunit TssF produces the protein MPDDILYYFERELSYLRDTGSGFARKYPKVAGRLLLEPGKCEDPHTERLIEAFAFLCARIQRKIDDGLPEITQALLQVVYPQLTAPIPSCAVVKFAPLFRNVPQGGYEIAKGTPLFSKPVDDVPCQFKTVYPVALLPVEVIDASLEAPVKLVKGAQQVVRVRLLLHSASGFAGDTLRFYLNGQPQHVFPLYQLLLNHLCSVEYVPAGASFADSMQLPPDSLRPVGFAADEELLPYPEQSFPGYRLLLEYFAFPHKFLFIDLNGLSVLWKGAAFGDAVELLFYLDTAAPESVVVGAETFCLYATPVVNVFQKIAEPIRHNHGKSEYRIIPDLRREGALEVLSVDEVTATGATSPGEVKRYRPVFSGSGGEDGAGLWQMQRRPTSRLHDGGTDAFLSVCELDQAAIAPLEETLLVRVTCSNRDLPVRLPFGDPAGDFDTESTAPLAFINCLLKPTPSLRPFLEGGQQRRLISHLSLNHISIVEGGAGALRQLLSLYDFASSSTTRHQINGIVSVRSRTVTRRMGAGFCRGLEVTVVFDEERYVGSGVYLFASILERFLGQYVAVNSLVQLVAVSASSDAVIKRWPPRTGDKVLL
- a CDS encoding DUF3793 family protein, which translates into the protein MSSAVGIKEELSAANGAGAPGSTLSRAAWQDFAGLYPTDKECLASFLALELAEVLQGAKPANLVCLANKRRSCGRNLYLLWKEYGAALLEESGLKVRVLDDRGSSILLLLYSHEALGGLLAQKSVRIILGKAGYGSVHDFDAVLDELETRVTGEGFPHEIGVFLGYPLKDVIGFMGWAPLAFTCQGPWKIFGKPEQSLRLAQCHRECRSRMSHRLASGCNPVECLRTRIGTVADAYQQQAPLFLAVS
- a CDS encoding Hcp family type VI secretion system effector, which translates into the protein MAFDAFLKIEGIPGESSDDKHRDWIEVLSYNFSVTQPASGTASSAGGASAERASFSDFSIVKVLDKASPKLFEACATGRHIPSVTLEICRAGGDKLKYMEYKLSNVIISLNRPGGSAHGGEPIPVEEIAFNYGKIELAYTQQNRSDGSGGGQVAAGWNLETNKKV
- a CDS encoding Tex family protein, yielding MHATDAPQLLEIVVEESGLPRGGVLATVALLNEGGTVPFIARYRKEQTGELDEVQIRQIEDLLNYHRELADRKATVLKSIEEQGKLTPELSARIATTRKKTELEDLYLPYKPKRRTKATIARERGLEPLAQLVLAQELTAGSAADAAAPFINEELGVPDAAAALEGASHILAEQLSEDADRRAMVRDFTRAEGIFASQLLSEGADREGKFKMYYDYQEPLKTIPSHRMLAMRRGEKEEVLRLTLLAPEEEIVARLRGGLIKRESIFKEVLAAVALDAYKRLIAPSIEVELRLEAKTKADEAAIAVFAQNLRNLLLLPPAGGRRVLGVDPGLRTGCKLAAISETGRFLEQSTIYPHTGGPKAESAGAELVRLVERHDLRLIAIGNGTGGRETEVFVREALRSAGVKAETVMVNEAGASIYSASEIAREEFPELDLTIRGAISIGRRLQDPLAELVKIDPKSIGVGQYQHDVNQSLLKKALDAVVESCVNYVGVDLNSASWALLSYVAGLSESQGRAIVKFRDENGAFPTRQALLKVPRFGPKAFEQAAGFLRIRGGENPLDNTAVHPENYAVVERMAADLGVTVAQLATDPALSAGIKLERYVTGSIGLPTLRDILAELKKPGRDPREQFQTAAFRDDVVTIADLKEGMILQGVVTNVAAFGAFVDIGVHQDGLVHVSQLSHRYCKDPNEAVKVGEIVKVKVLSADPQTKRISLSIKQAAPEQAQKNATPKGQPKAKEQKPANDLSGWERAGFRVKK
- the tssE gene encoding type VI secretion system baseplate subunit TssE produces the protein MRYQPEPRRSLLDRLTDREPECPAETACSSRDSLRSLIDSVLRDLENLFNTRSFRSANPRGGLAPYVPVPLDSHLHRSILSYGSRDFSLENPRSHHVQQAIRLEIIRLLECFEPRLKDVTVSLGPEQGERALNFRIEALLQVEPVALPTAFDTHFDINSGSYTILS
- a CDS encoding DUF2325 domain-containing protein; translated protein: MCIALIGGMDRLGKHYLEEAERAGVKLQFFSTSENNIAAKLKKADAMVIFTNKVSHRVKIEAMQVAKANNIPVLMEHACGVCTFRNCLECLARNCH
- the tssG gene encoding type VI secretion system baseplate subunit TssG, encoding MKVNAPNQSGRSFFATVRLLERMYRGHHDVAAPSSPDTEKIRFTVRKGFGFATGDITGTTVDEDGSAKVEVAMMGLIGPSGVLPHWYHELLLERERANDHAMGDFYDLFHHRLISIFYRGWKRNSLLPQKKSDNSDVVSNHLFSFLGLGTEGLRDKISASEEALLHFCGLASRQTASAGTIARIVQSLLGVDADVEPLVPRTVNLEPSDRTMLGQNNCLLGVDAVCGSQTCDIQSTFRLCLGPMAFHDFIDLSSELRLKQLVPLIRFLVGPEYEFEVRLFLRKEEIPGCRLGGATTDAARLGRSTWLKAPGSVLDADPFVTIDPDEVSNLTAS